In the Anastrepha obliqua isolate idAnaObli1 chromosome 1, idAnaObli1_1.0, whole genome shotgun sequence genome, one interval contains:
- the LOC129235558 gene encoding uncharacterized protein LOC129235558, translating into MVTDENRNVRKIGVQRILKARETTSTAKNSVRSFILPKLNFNATNYYEMIDWSSTILSPPPVLRNVLNADLLSSIDNQPSISQWNLSSFPCHTQAVERTVKLVTEASNKFA; encoded by the exons ATGGTCACAGATGAAAATCGGAATGTACGTAAGATTGGGGTACAAAGGATTTTAAAAGCCAGAGAGACAACTTCTACTGCGAAGAATTCGGTGCGCTCATTCATTTTGCCAAAACTGAACTTTAATGCCACTAATTACTATGAAATGATCGACTGGTCTTCTACAATACTATCACCTCCTCCAGTACTAAGAAATGTCTTAAATGCAGATCTGTTATCTTCCATTGATAACCAACCATCTATCTCTCAATGGAACTTGTCAAGCTTTCCATGCCACACTCAAGCGGTAGAGCGAACTGTTAAGCTTGTCACTGAAGCGTCGAACAAG TTTGCCTAA